The sequence CTGTATCTTATAATTAACTAACTGTTATCAGGAGCCACTGGAGCCTCTTGATATTTTGTCACTTTGATGCGAGCCCTGAGTCAAAAAGGAGAAAACCATGCATGTTACTGCTTGATTCACTTCAGGAAGCGAATCCAAGGCGGCTTGAACCAGAGATTAGAAAGTAAGTCTTTTATTGTTAATTTGTATTTTATCTATTGTTGTAAATGCCTCTCTCTAAGCATTGAATATGCTTTTGCAATCTTTTTCAGATTTGTGTTTGACATTTTTAAAGAAGATGGCAAATGCAAAAACTTGAATGTTATTTGCAAAATTCCTCTCATGGTGCCTAAGGTAAGCGCAATTGACATGTTTGAACTATTTTTTCTGAATACAGTTTATTGGTAAGGTGGTGCTTCTGTTTTACTATTTTACTTCTCAACGAATGAAGTACACGAGTTTTATTTACTCTCAATTACAATATTGGTATCAGATGGATTTTAGTTTTCTCTCTAAGCGCTTTCGTTCGTGTTTTCACTTGGCCCTTGCTATTGTAACTAATCACATGGACCTACAAACTTTCCAGGTGCCACAACAGAAAAATGGTGACGAATGTGGCAAATTTGTTTTGTACTTCATTCATTTGTTTATGGAGGCTGCTCCAGCAAATTTTCGCATCAAGGACTACCCATACTTTGTGAGCCTTTTATTCTTACGCACTTCCACTGTTAAACACGCATCATTGACATTTTCTTCATCCAAATGTCATAGAGATTCCATTAACGAGTTGGATTGGTGCCTTGCAGATGAAAGAGAATTGGTTTACAGAAGAAGGTGTTTGCCAATTTTACAAGACATTTGGCAATTCGGATGAAGACGCCAGTCTTTAATTTGTGCTAGACGCGTGAAATTTCATCCTTGAGAGAGTCAAGTTGTCATTTACTCCGTGAGAAGAAATTGTATAGCATAGGTAGCTAATTCCTGACGTAGTTTAGTGTTTTGGATTGGAGGATTTGTTGTGAGATAAGCAGCATTCGTACTTGGCTCATTAGCTAAATTTAGATCCAGTTTCAGGATTAGAGTAATACCTGGCAAACTGATTGGGTTTCCCGATTCTATTTTGAATATATATGTAAATGCTTTTGCTCATATGGTATTACTTACTACACAGAAGACACTTTCACTGTCAAATCTTGGTTTGGAGAATGATGAACTTATTTTGTAAATTCTACTCAATGAATGAAACAATTTGAATCGTTAAGAATTTGCCAGAATAGAAAGTTTAGAAGTTCATGGatgaaatttgtttttatttatttgtttattaaacCTTATTAGGTGCATATCACATTGTTGCACGAAGTGAAGGACATAAAAAGGTTTTATAGTGGTTATCACACGTtcttagaagaagaagaaacaactCGATTTGTTATTGTCAGAATACGAGCGGAGGAGCCTCGTATTGGTAAAAACAAATCAAGTGGATTAGAACAATGATCGAGGAATGAGGAATGGTATGAAAGTtgtaaaagagaaataaaaaaaaaatactgcAAATGACAAAATAAATACTGATAAATTTCTATTAGTTTCTATTAATTTTATTGTCTAtcaattattattactaataaaatctaattcttgctatatttttaaaatttttggttAATTGAAAATgtcttaaaataaatatttagaaaatttgAAAAGGATTATAAAACCTTATTTTATACATGAACACATTTTGCTTCAGTTGTGATATCTTTTTCCAGCAAACACCAAAGCTTTGAAATCGATACTCATATACAAAATCATCTTGCTTGTTGCATTTTCAGTATAGATCTCCTGCCTTGCTAACTAGATCAGTTCAATTTCAAACTAGTAGAGAGACTATTGAAAAAcatccatttgagttaagcagaATAAATCTTCAATGAAAACAGATAGAGATATTATGCCAAGTCCATAGCCAAACAAAAGAAGTTCATTTCAAAGAGAGTTCTCTAAGAACAATTCTATTTTCCAAACGGTATTTAAAAAGCTTCACATTACAACCTAAAGTAGCTATTTATAGCTTTGACAATTTACTAACTAATTCTAAATTACCAACTAAACTAAATAATATCAAGTAAAATACACTAAACATCTAATAATTCCTCTCATCCATTACAGATATTAGTTTCATTCTTTCAAGGCAGAGCGACCTTTATGAACTGTATGGAAGGTCTACTTGGTAAAAGTCCCAGTTGTCATCTTCCTCATCTTTATTCTTACTCTCAGGGGTTTTCTTGTCTGGCTGCTTCTCAGTTGTTGACTGAGGCCTCCTAAACCTTCTGCAGTTGGAGAATCACATATACTTTAAACCATTGCTTGCATTAAAAAATGGCAACACAAAAATCTGAATGAAATAATCTACATTTTTTCCATTCTCCATTATTTTAAAACACAGAACCCAAGGAGAGTTAAGACAGATTCAATCAAGTCGCAACAATTTGGGATGTTTGCAGCAAGCAACACAACCCGCAAGAGGAGCAGATCTGAATAACATTGAAATCCAGTTTACATGATTTTATGGGGCATCATAAGAAATTTTCTTCCTTACATCAGAATTATTTAGACAATTCAAATTAGAGCTGAAAAACTCTCACTAATCATAGAAGTGGCTTTCTGTACCAATAACCTCAATACCAATCATGGGTCACCTTGTATTGTAACTAAGCAGCATCTTTCACTTTAAGCTGTTTCTTCACAGCTAATTTCAGATATTTTCAACCATCTAGTTTCCCTTTTTTATGATAACTTTTACTCAAGTTTCAACCTGTAATTGAACAATCTTCACTATCCCCTGTTTCCCTTTCCCACTAAAATGGAAGAAATTTTGAGTAGACTAATTCTTTGAATTGATATTGATCAATCTGAAGCTGGCTTCTGAGTTCTAGAAAATGTTACGGAAGATTAAAAAAGGAAGAGGGGAAAATGAAATCAAGAAGAACAGTGGTGATGCTCGTGGATCAAGGAACCCCAAGATTTGTATTCAGCATTTGAAAGAGGGAGACAACTAAGAAGTTGATATCGAAATCAACTATTTGGTtgcaaagaaaatgaaagaaaatagaCCATTCAACCAtagtgaagaagaaagaagattaaAAACAACACAATCTCACAGAAACCAAATTCAGCCATGAAAAACTCATCTGATTTTGCTTTAGAAATGAGATCAGCTAACCTCTTGCGATTCCTCTTAGCAGCTTCCCTAgctttcctctttctctttGCCTGGCTATTTTCGAAAAATCTTCTCCTCTTACACTCCTGCAAAATTCCTGCTCTCAAGACCTGTGTCCTAAACCGATTCACCACCTGGTCTTCAGACTCGTTCTCACCCACGGTGATCAGAacattataatttaaaatgcGTGAGGAAACACCCTTAGGTTCTTGGGAAGAAGATGCAACATTACCCCTGGAGGCAAACAACCGGGTCTGTTTAGACTTTGGAAGAGACTGGAAGTTTATAGAGACGGAGTTATGGTGTATTTGTGATGATTTCGAGATGGAGAGGAAGGAGAAGAAATTCGTGATAGATGAAGTTGCAGCGGCGGCCATGGCGACTCACCGGTGGTCCGTCTTCCACTTCCTCTTCGGACCGGTGGCCGGGCCTAAGTCGCGTTGGTGAAACGTAGGTTTTGAGTTTTGGACCTTTCACTAATGGGCCTGAGCTGGGTCAGTTACGGGCCGATCAAATGGAGCCCATTATCAATTGGGGTAAATTGGTAGTTTCATAGTTATCTTTGTTATTTTCCTTCGAGAAGAAGAGTTTCGCACCAAAATTTGCAGAAAGTTGAAGTTTTAGCCATGGAGGACAGCGGGAAGAAGAGGGAGCTTGAGGCAATGGTCGTCGAGAAGGTGGCGGAGGTTATCTCAAAGATAAAGAATGCGAAGCATGTCGACCAAGTCATATCTGCCCTTCATTCCTTAGCTGTTCTTCTCTTCCCTGTAGATGCGTCTGTAATCGCCGGTCAGTCTCAACTCTTTAGCCTGCACTTTTTTGCGGACGAATTGGTTATGATAGTTAGGAAATGCGATAAGAATAATTTATGCCATTCATATTTGTGGGTTATGAGCTACAAATAAGTCTTCTTGCCCTCCTAGCTCCACTGCTGCTGTTTGATGCTAGATCATCCAGCGAGACTCGTTTgataatcattttatttttagcTATTACCTCACTAATTTTCATCCAATTAATATTTAAGTTCCAATGAACATGCTGATAaccatttaattttatttttttttttgataattaAGTCCATTTTCTGT comes from Cucumis melo cultivar AY chromosome 12, USDA_Cmelo_AY_1.0, whole genome shotgun sequence and encodes:
- the LOC103484145 gene encoding 30S ribosomal protein S21, chloroplastic-like gives rise to the protein MAAAATSSITNFFSFLSISKSSQIHHNSVSINFQSLPKSKQTRLFASRGNVASSSQEPKGVSSRILNYNVLITVGENESEDQVVNRFRTQVLRAGILQECKRRRFFENSQAKRKRKAREAAKRNRKRRFRRPQSTTEKQPDKKTPESKNKDEEDDNWDFYQVDLPYSS